Proteins encoded by one window of Clostridia bacterium:
- a CDS encoding phosphatidylserine decarboxylase, with translation MSESKSVIFLYNNAFGRLCLKIIKRRWLSRLCGKYLDSRLSKHLIKKFVKKNNIDLSQYYADDFKCFNDCFCRQIREGYRPIDAEASALISPCDGLLTAYSISGDTVLPVKQSKYTIASLLRDEKLAERFEDGLCLIFRLCVDNYHRYCYFDGGKKEDNVFIPGFLHTVRPTALEALPVFVENCREYTLMHTDNFGDAVQIEVGAMLVGKIDNYHGVHKFARGEEKGRFLYGGSTVILLIEKGRASVDEAFKLDSGEEIPVVMGQRIGRSYQNE, from the coding sequence ATGAGCGAAAGCAAATCCGTAATATTCCTTTACAATAACGCCTTCGGCCGTCTGTGCTTGAAAATCATCAAACGCAGATGGCTTTCGCGTCTATGCGGAAAATATCTTGATTCACGTCTCTCCAAGCATTTAATAAAAAAGTTCGTCAAGAAGAACAACATAGACCTGTCGCAGTACTACGCTGATGATTTCAAATGCTTCAACGACTGTTTCTGCAGACAGATACGCGAAGGGTACCGTCCGATTGACGCAGAAGCGTCCGCGCTGATTTCCCCCTGCGACGGACTGCTGACGGCGTACAGCATAAGCGGAGATACCGTACTTCCGGTCAAGCAAAGCAAATATACGATCGCCTCTCTGCTCCGCGACGAAAAGCTTGCCGAGAGGTTTGAGGACGGGCTGTGCCTTATATTCCGGCTATGTGTTGACAACTATCACCGCTACTGTTATTTCGACGGCGGCAAAAAAGAGGATAACGTCTTTATACCGGGATTCCTCCACACCGTCAGACCTACCGCGCTCGAAGCGCTGCCGGTGTTTGTCGAGAACTGCCGCGAATACACTTTGATGCACACCGACAACTTCGGAGACGCCGTACAGATAGAGGTCGGCGCAATGCTTGTCGGAAAGATAGACAATTATCATGGCGTCCACAAGTTCGCGCGCGGCGAAGAAAAAGGCCGATTCCTTTACGGAGGCAGTACCGTGATCCTCCTTATCGAAAAAGGACGGGCTTCCGTCGACGAGGCGTTCAAGCTCGATTCCGGAGAAGAGATCCCTGTCGTAATGGGACAACGCATCGGGCGCTCCTATCAAAATGAGTAG
- a CDS encoding CDP-alcohol phosphatidyltransferase family protein, whose product MIGIYDYTVILTYLSLASATLGSIISLTGNGHPYIGAFFLLFCGLCDAFDGKVARTKKDRTDNGRKFGIQIDSLSDVVAFGVLPACIGYAALNTSPLFSKIYPLASSVVPPAIFKELFGDTEWYFIVLKILIMALLVLFSLAALIRLAYFNVKEDERMQTAPDSPTTYTGLPVTSSALIFPTVLLLRYIFDLTLGVDLTPLYFVTMLITGYLFLAKFSFKKPTMKQVLIMVAIGAIEFIAISILLIFN is encoded by the coding sequence ATGATAGGAATATATGATTATACGGTTATACTGACGTATCTTTCTTTGGCGTCCGCTACCCTCGGCTCGATCATTTCGCTTACGGGGAACGGACACCCCTACATAGGCGCGTTTTTTCTCCTCTTCTGCGGTCTCTGTGACGCGTTTGACGGAAAGGTCGCCAGAACGAAAAAAGACCGAACCGACAACGGACGCAAATTCGGGATCCAGATCGATTCCCTTTCCGATGTCGTTGCATTCGGCGTGCTTCCCGCATGCATCGGCTACGCTGCGCTGAACACCTCACCGCTTTTCTCAAAGATATACCCGCTGGCTTCCTCCGTCGTTCCGCCGGCAATTTTCAAAGAGCTTTTCGGCGACACGGAATGGTACTTCATAGTGCTTAAGATACTGATAATGGCCCTGCTCGTACTATTCTCACTTGCCGCCTTGATTCGTCTCGCGTATTTCAATGTTAAAGAGGACGAACGTATGCAGACCGCGCCCGATTCACCGACGACCTATACCGGACTTCCCGTAACTTCGTCGGCGCTCATCTTCCCTACCGTTCTCCTTCTGCGCTACATCTTCGACCTCACGCTCGGCGTTGATCTGACTCCCCTGTATTTCGTAACCATGCTGATTACAGGGTATCTCTTTCTCGCAAAGTTCAGTTTCAAGAAGCCGACGATGAAACAGGTCTTAATAATGGTCGCCATCGGCGCCATAGAGTTTATCGCGATATCTATACTGCTTATCTTCAATTAA
- a CDS encoding flippase-like domain-containing protein, with amino-acid sequence MSNSPINESENDVKQKHGSHRVLWSILFIVIAVLSVVAVTSFNRNFHFSEFFKSVSTASPPWIIAAICGTFGYILFEALSLMYICRSFGYGRRLKSGLLYSSTGFYFSSITPSATGGQPAQAYVMIKDGIPGVFAAIALLVNLLMYTLSIAVLGIFAFIARPSLFLKFSVVSRVMIIVGTVIQFTLALLVLILIKNKKLLHSIGRRLIHFTAKLRIIRDEDKLQNTFSDKMAEYDKYAEYLHGKRSMMAKVLGINILQRASVISVTMFTFIALGGRGAEIFNIFVMQIYVLLGSTFVPIPGSIGVTDYLMIDGFSSLIVKSPVQPGTLELLSRTLSFYICVFVCGMFMLYIYFKGRKNNDRNI; translated from the coding sequence TTGAGCAATAGCCCGATAAACGAAAGCGAGAACGACGTCAAACAAAAGCACGGCTCTCATCGCGTTCTGTGGTCTATCCTCTTTATAGTTATCGCAGTTCTCAGCGTCGTGGCGGTGACGTCTTTCAACCGCAACTTCCACTTCAGCGAATTCTTCAAGAGCGTCAGCACCGCTTCTCCTCCGTGGATCATCGCCGCGATCTGCGGCACATTCGGATACATCCTGTTCGAAGCGCTTTCGCTGATGTATATCTGCCGTTCATTCGGATACGGAAGACGCCTGAAAAGCGGTCTGCTCTATTCCTCGACCGGATTCTACTTTTCTTCGATTACTCCTTCGGCGACCGGCGGTCAGCCCGCCCAGGCGTATGTAATGATCAAGGACGGCATCCCGGGTGTATTCGCGGCGATTGCGCTTCTCGTCAATCTGCTGATGTATACACTTTCGATCGCCGTACTCGGCATTTTCGCGTTTATCGCGAGGCCGTCGCTGTTCCTCAAGTTCAGCGTCGTATCGCGCGTTATGATAATAGTAGGAACCGTTATACAGTTCACCCTCGCGCTGCTCGTGCTGATACTTATAAAAAACAAGAAACTTCTCCACAGCATCGGCAGGCGCCTGATACACTTTACCGCGAAACTCCGCATCATACGGGACGAAGACAAGCTGCAAAACACATTCAGCGACAAAATGGCGGAATATGACAAATACGCCGAATACCTCCACGGCAAACGCTCAATGATGGCGAAAGTGCTTGGTATAAACATTCTTCAGCGCGCATCCGTCATTTCGGTAACGATGTTCACGTTTATTGCGCTCGGCGGGCGCGGAGCCGAAATATTCAACATCTTCGTAATGCAGATCTATGTACTGTTAGGTTCCACTTTCGTTCCGATACCCGGCTCAATAGGAGTAACCGACTATCTTATGATAGACGGCTTCAGCAGTCTGATCGTAAAGTCACCGGTTCAGCCCGGTACGCTCGAGCTTTTGAGCCGCACGCTTTCGTTCTACATCTGTGTATTTGTATGCGGAATGTTTATGCTTTACATCTACTTCAAGGGGAGAAAGAACAATGATAGGAATATATGA
- a CDS encoding phosphatase PAP2 family protein encodes MKLLRKIFPRYAVVPLWTVLGFNMLAYYLPKLLIVLGVIGPPHMLAEDTTANVNSIFLGVDVPLVPVFIIIYVLSYVQWFVGFTLIARESESLCYRFMTGEIIAKFIALMVFIFYPTMMTRPEITQTGPFYTLVSWMYFIDTPMINLFPSIHCLESWICFRGSIHLKDIRKWYAPFSFVFTMLVFASTVLIHQHVLIDIPAGVLVAEIGLLICRLTRADRVFASINKKRLATDARKEMSLEQ; translated from the coding sequence ATGAAGCTGTTAAGGAAGATATTCCCCAGATATGCGGTCGTTCCGCTCTGGACCGTACTGGGTTTCAATATGCTTGCCTATTACCTGCCGAAGCTGCTTATCGTGCTCGGTGTGATCGGTCCTCCGCATATGCTTGCGGAAGACACAACGGCAAACGTTAATTCAATATTTCTCGGCGTTGACGTCCCGCTCGTTCCCGTATTCATAATCATTTACGTGCTTTCTTACGTGCAATGGTTTGTCGGATTCACTCTTATAGCGAGAGAGAGCGAATCTCTCTGCTATCGCTTCATGACCGGCGAGATTATCGCGAAGTTCATCGCCTTGATGGTATTTATTTTCTATCCGACGATGATGACTCGGCCGGAAATCACACAAACCGGTCCGTTTTACACCTTGGTCAGCTGGATGTATTTCATCGATACTCCCATGATCAACCTGTTCCCCTCGATTCATTGCCTCGAGAGCTGGATATGCTTCCGCGGATCGATTCATCTTAAAGACATCAGAAAGTGGTATGCGCCGTTTTCGTTCGTATTCACAATGCTCGTGTTTGCCTCTACTGTATTGATTCACCAGCACGTGTTGATAGACATACCGGCCGGAGTGCTGGTCGCGGAGATAGGCCTACTCATCTGTCGTTTGACACGCGCCGACCGAGTCTTCGCATCCATTAACAAAAAGCGCCTTGCAACAGACGCCCGAAAGGAAATGTCACTTGAGCAATAG
- a CDS encoding glycoside hydrolase family 125 protein, producing MQLPDSLIKRIDRYSEKLERHPKLRDLYRNCCASTLETAVRKCDDGTYFVLTGDIPAMWLRDSSAQVSHYIPLANDPEISEIIEGVLKRQFMYIRIDPYANAFNQEPNGEGHPEDLPKNNPWVFERKYEVDSLCYPLRLLYLYYKQTGKTEIIRNELESVMRIILNQWRIEQRHEENSPYYFIRLENGITIDDYPYGGRGAPAAYTGMTRSAFRPSDDGCVYGYLTASEMFAVVVLGYAAEMLSSVCNNESLAAECDALRKEIDDGIRNYCIVEHGKYGRIYACETDGMGHYSMIDDANVPSLLSIPYIGYSAADDEIYLNTRRFLLSADNPYYYSGKYARGIGSPHTPRNYVWHMSLIMQGLTSTDDNERRELLKTIASTEAGKCHLHEGFDVDNPCNYTREWFTWPEALFSEFIENCVDNNCI from the coding sequence ATGCAGCTCCCCGACTCCCTTATCAAAAGAATCGATCGTTATTCAGAAAAACTCGAAAGGCATCCCAAACTGCGTGATTTGTACAGAAACTGCTGCGCCAGCACGCTTGAGACAGCCGTCCGAAAATGCGACGACGGAACATATTTCGTGCTAACCGGCGATATACCGGCAATGTGGCTGCGCGATTCATCAGCGCAGGTATCTCATTATATACCGCTTGCAAACGATCCGGAGATTTCTGAAATAATTGAAGGCGTGCTTAAACGTCAATTCATGTATATAAGGATAGATCCGTATGCCAACGCGTTCAATCAGGAACCGAACGGCGAAGGGCATCCGGAGGATCTGCCGAAAAACAATCCGTGGGTATTTGAACGCAAGTATGAGGTCGACTCCCTGTGTTATCCCCTGCGTCTGCTGTATTTATATTATAAACAGACCGGTAAAACGGAAATAATAAGAAATGAACTCGAATCCGTCATGCGCATTATTCTCAATCAATGGAGAATCGAACAGCGTCACGAAGAGAATTCGCCGTATTACTTCATACGCTTGGAAAACGGGATTACAATCGACGACTATCCCTACGGCGGCAGAGGCGCGCCCGCCGCGTATACAGGCATGACGCGCTCCGCGTTCAGACCGAGCGACGACGGCTGCGTTTACGGTTACCTCACCGCTTCAGAAATGTTCGCGGTAGTCGTTCTCGGTTACGCCGCGGAAATGCTCAGCAGCGTTTGCAATAACGAATCGCTCGCAGCCGAATGCGACGCTCTCCGCAAAGAGATAGACGACGGGATACGGAACTACTGCATCGTTGAGCACGGGAAATACGGCAGAATCTACGCCTGCGAAACGGATGGCATGGGTCATTACTCAATGATTGACGACGCGAACGTTCCCAGCTTGCTGTCTATACCGTATATAGGATATTCCGCCGCGGACGACGAGATATATCTCAACACCCGTCGTTTCCTGTTAAGCGCGGATAACCCTTATTATTACTCCGGAAAGTATGCCCGCGGCATAGGTTCGCCGCACACTCCTCGGAATTATGTCTGGCATATGTCGCTTATAATGCAGGGATTGACCTCGACGGATGACAACGAAAGGCGCGAACTACTCAAAACAATCGCTTCAACCGAAGCCGGAAAATGTCATCTTCACGAAGGATTTGACGTTGACAATCCTTGCAACTACACGCGCGAATGGTTCACCTGGCCGGAAGCTCTGTTTTCCGAATTCATAGAAAACTGCGTCGACAACAACTGCATATGA
- a CDS encoding zinc-ribbon domain containing protein: MYEDKTLVCKDCGAEFVFTAGEQEFYAERGFQNEPSRCKECRANRKRASREMFETTCSQCGGVARVPFQPRDDRPVLCSECFAKSREQQ; the protein is encoded by the coding sequence ATGTACGAAGACAAGACCTTGGTATGCAAAGATTGCGGAGCCGAATTCGTGTTCACCGCCGGTGAGCAGGAGTTCTACGCGGAGAGGGGCTTCCAGAATGAGCCCTCCAGATGCAAGGAATGCAGAGCTAATCGCAAGCGCGCCAGCAGAGAGATGTTTGAGACGACCTGCTCTCAGTGCGGCGGTGTTGCCAGAGTTCCTTTCCAGCCCCGTGATGACAGACCGGTTCTGTGCAGCGAGTGCTTCGCTAAGAGCAGAGAGCAGCAGTAA
- a CDS encoding DUF1858 domain-containing protein yields MVDKNWVIGTVLDKYPDTAELFLGIGMHCLGCPGARSETIEQACMVHGADCDALIDEINALIGE; encoded by the coding sequence ATGGTTGACAAGAATTGGGTTATCGGAACCGTTCTCGATAAGTATCCCGACACGGCTGAGCTTTTCCTCGGTATCGGAATGCATTGTCTCGGATGCCCAGGAGCGAGAAGCGAAACGATCGAGCAGGCATGTATGGTGCACGGAGCCGACTGCGACGCTCTCATCGACGAAATCAACGCTCTCATAGGAGAATAA
- a CDS encoding SAM-dependent methyltransferase, giving the protein MKLPQRLEYVFSLTEKCRCAADIGTDHGKLAAALVLSGRAERVIASDVNAGPLSKAEELSEKLGFTDKIDIRLADGLSGMENAGVDQIIIAGMGGELIASIIDAAQWVKNPDVYLVLQPMTTSPELRRYLVSSGFRIKREGAVIEDGKPYEVITAVYSGDIRGCTPEEAEIGGNFEGDEQAVRALLVKKRSALEKRLIGAERKNDGEADVINRLISRINTRLEEL; this is encoded by the coding sequence ATGAAACTGCCGCAGCGACTTGAATACGTTTTCTCGTTAACGGAGAAATGCCGATGTGCTGCCGATATCGGCACGGATCACGGCAAACTTGCCGCGGCTCTCGTCCTTTCCGGTCGCGCCGAACGAGTTATTGCGAGCGACGTAAACGCCGGACCTCTTTCGAAGGCGGAAGAGCTTTCGGAAAAACTGGGCTTTACCGATAAAATCGACATTCGGCTCGCAGACGGTCTCAGCGGCATGGAAAACGCCGGAGTCGATCAAATAATAATCGCAGGTATGGGAGGAGAGCTTATTGCGTCGATTATCGATGCGGCTCAGTGGGTGAAGAATCCGGATGTATATCTCGTTCTCCAACCTATGACGACTTCGCCGGAACTGCGCCGCTATCTCGTTTCATCGGGATTCCGCATTAAAAGGGAAGGAGCCGTCATCGAAGACGGCAAACCGTATGAGGTAATTACCGCCGTGTACTCCGGAGATATACGGGGCTGCACTCCCGAAGAAGCCGAAATCGGCGGAAACTTCGAGGGCGACGAGCAGGCCGTGAGAGCGCTTCTCGTCAAAAAGCGCAGCGCGCTCGAAAAGCGTCTCATCGGCGCTGAAAGAAAGAACGACGGCGAGGCGGACGTTATCAACCGCTTAATCAGCAGGATAAATACACGTTTGGAGGAACTATAA
- a CDS encoding Nif3-like dinuclear metal center hexameric protein, translating to MASVGEILNFLWKAAPPELAEGFDNVGLIAGDEEINVTKALLALDITEEVIAEAVEQKAQLIISHHPVVFGNVKRFTPQDYVSKRAYSLVRAGISAICMHTNLDAADDGVGETLAKKLGLTDIREIEGTGENGNCGRIGFLEEPVEPEWLALRVKDALGCDAVRYVAGDKKISTVAVIGGSGGDFAELVMNSGADAFVTADVKHHQFIYAKDSGFTLIDGGHYETEYPIIPELKSRLEEEFTMVKFVLSERGSVIKTLY from the coding sequence ATGGCTTCTGTGGGAGAAATACTTAATTTCTTATGGAAGGCGGCTCCGCCGGAGCTTGCCGAGGGCTTCGATAACGTCGGGCTTATCGCCGGCGACGAAGAGATCAACGTCACAAAAGCGCTGCTGGCGCTCGATATCACCGAGGAGGTCATTGCCGAGGCGGTCGAGCAGAAAGCTCAGCTTATCATAAGCCATCATCCCGTCGTCTTCGGGAACGTCAAACGCTTCACGCCTCAGGATTACGTTTCAAAACGCGCGTATTCGCTAGTCAGAGCCGGTATTTCTGCGATATGTATGCACACGAATCTCGACGCCGCCGACGACGGAGTGGGCGAGACGCTGGCAAAAAAGCTCGGACTGACGGATATCCGCGAAATCGAAGGCACCGGTGAAAACGGCAACTGCGGACGCATTGGCTTCCTTGAAGAACCCGTTGAGCCCGAATGGCTCGCCTTGCGCGTGAAAGACGCGCTCGGATGCGATGCGGTGAGGTACGTCGCCGGCGACAAAAAGATCAGCACGGTCGCCGTTATCGGCGGCAGCGGCGGCGACTTCGCGGAGCTCGTAATGAATTCCGGCGCCGACGCTTTCGTTACCGCCGACGTGAAGCATCATCAGTTCATATACGCCAAAGACAGCGGATTTACCCTCATAGACGGCGGGCATTACGAGACCGAGTATCCGATTATTCCGGAATTAAAATCGCGTCTTGAAGAAGAATTCACCATGGTGAAGTTTGTTCTTTCCGAGCGCGGTAGCGTTATTAAAACCCTCTATTAA
- a CDS encoding NFACT family protein → MALDAAFLKLICAELNERAVGAKVDKVYQPERDEFVFFLRGFHETLRLRISASSASPAVYFTEHSKDNPKQAPTLCMLARKLFTGGRFVAAEQPGMERVVTLKFDCTDEMGDKVERRVVAEIMGRSSNILFTDGDGRIIESVKHSGADPDAVRCVIAGMPYVMPPKQNKADPYSLTGESLSSILSASDESLSDALLHNVAGFSPIVCRELAFRASGDAETPAAHADAERVYAELDSLLSELENGGNPSVVCRADGTAADFSFFSPSVYGGAMEIKKLDSPSELLDFFYYERDRAERLKQRTSELSRLVSRSIERAVRKAAAQSRELAECENAEELRVRGELINAYLHEINPGSSVAVVKNYYDNYNEIHIPLDSALSPQRNAQKYFREYRKSYTRKKKLAEQLELGEAEIEWLRTVADELTLVETPEDISRIREELVSEGYLRPAPSKNTKKPVKRPEYSFECVTTSDGFKVYYGKNNLQNDALTMRFASNSDIWFHVRESFGAHVVLRLEGREPTETAVYEAAKIAAAHSKSAEGTKVSVDYTEIRNVRKPKGSKPGKVFYVNFKTIIV, encoded by the coding sequence ATGGCACTTGACGCTGCGTTTTTGAAGTTAATATGCGCCGAACTGAACGAGCGCGCCGTGGGGGCAAAGGTGGATAAAGTCTACCAGCCCGAACGCGACGAGTTCGTCTTTTTCCTGCGCGGATTTCACGAAACGCTGAGGTTGCGTATCTCCGCGTCGTCCGCGAGTCCCGCGGTATATTTCACAGAGCATTCGAAGGATAATCCGAAGCAGGCGCCGACGCTTTGCATGCTCGCCCGCAAGCTTTTCACCGGCGGCAGGTTCGTAGCCGCCGAGCAGCCGGGTATGGAGCGTGTGGTTACGCTTAAATTTGATTGTACCGACGAAATGGGCGACAAGGTCGAGCGGCGCGTCGTCGCCGAAATTATGGGGCGCAGCAGCAATATCCTGTTCACCGACGGAGACGGAAGGATAATCGAATCCGTCAAGCATTCCGGCGCGGATCCTGACGCCGTCCGCTGCGTAATCGCCGGTATGCCTTACGTTATGCCGCCCAAGCAGAATAAAGCCGATCCGTATTCGCTTACCGGGGAATCGCTGTCGTCGATCCTGTCCGCGTCCGACGAATCGCTGTCGGACGCTTTGCTGCATAACGTCGCCGGCTTTTCGCCGATAGTCTGCAGGGAACTCGCGTTCAGGGCTTCCGGCGACGCCGAAACGCCCGCGGCGCACGCTGACGCAGAAAGAGTATACGCGGAACTCGACAGTCTGCTTTCGGAGCTCGAAAACGGCGGGAATCCTTCGGTAGTCTGCCGCGCCGACGGGACGGCGGCGGACTTTTCGTTCTTTTCACCGTCCGTTTACGGCGGCGCGATGGAAATCAAAAAGCTCGACAGTCCGTCCGAACTGCTCGATTTCTTTTATTACGAACGCGACCGCGCCGAGCGGCTGAAGCAGCGCACTTCCGAGCTTTCGCGGCTCGTCTCGCGCAGCATCGAGCGAGCGGTCAGAAAAGCCGCGGCGCAGAGCAGGGAACTCGCGGAATGCGAAAACGCGGAAGAACTCCGCGTGCGCGGCGAATTGATAAACGCCTATCTGCACGAGATAAATCCCGGATCGTCCGTCGCCGTAGTCAAAAACTATTACGATAACTATAACGAGATACATATCCCGCTCGACAGCGCTCTTTCTCCGCAGCGCAACGCGCAGAAGTACTTCCGCGAATACCGCAAAAGCTATACCAGAAAGAAAAAGCTTGCCGAGCAGCTCGAACTCGGCGAAGCGGAGATCGAATGGCTCCGCACGGTCGCGGACGAGCTCACGCTCGTTGAAACTCCCGAAGATATTTCGCGTATACGCGAGGAGCTCGTCTCCGAGGGGTATCTGCGTCCCGCGCCTTCGAAAAATACCAAAAAGCCCGTCAAAAGACCCGAATACTCTTTTGAGTGCGTCACCACTTCCGACGGTTTCAAGGTCTATTACGGGAAAAACAACCTCCAGAACGACGCGCTGACCATGCGTTTCGCTTCAAACAGCGATATATGGTTTCACGTCAGGGAAAGCTTCGGCGCTCACGTCGTGCTTCGTCTCGAGGGCAGGGAACCAACCGAAACCGCCGTTTACGAGGCCGCGAAGATCGCCGCCGCGCACAGCAAATCGGCCGAAGGCACGAAGGTTTCGGTTGACTACACGGAAATCCGCAACGTACGAAAGCCGAAGGGCTCGAAACCGGGTAAAGTCTTCTACGTAAACTTCAAGACGATAATTGTGTAA
- the guaA gene encoding glutamine-hydrolyzing GMP synthase, whose protein sequence is MSGNVRPAEMKRIETKELAEQFIQQQIKELREQIGDKKVLLALSGGVDSSVVAALLIKAIGKQLTCVHVNHGLLRKGEPEQVVKVFRDQMNANLIYVDAVDRFLDKLAGVSDPETKRKIIGKEFIDVFAEEAAKLDGIKFLAQGTIYPDILESDGVKAHHNVGGLPPELDFELVEPVKLLFKDEVRVVGEALGLPHGMVYRQPFPGPGLGVRCTGAITRDRLEALREADAIVREEIGKLPETPWQYFCVIPDLQSTGIKYVDGQGKRYMGWAVIIRAINTIDAVTAAVPEIPFAVLCKMRDQIVKIPGVNRVLWDISEKPVATIEYE, encoded by the coding sequence ATGAGCGGAAACGTGCGTCCTGCAGAAATGAAAAGAATCGAAACGAAAGAACTGGCCGAACAGTTCATTCAGCAGCAGATCAAAGAGCTGCGCGAACAGATCGGCGACAAGAAAGTCCTTCTCGCTCTCTCCGGCGGCGTCGACTCCTCCGTGGTCGCGGCTCTGCTGATCAAGGCGATAGGCAAGCAGCTTACCTGCGTTCACGTCAACCACGGTCTTCTCCGCAAGGGCGAGCCGGAGCAGGTCGTCAAGGTTTTCCGCGATCAGATGAACGCCAACCTTATTTACGTTGACGCCGTCGACCGCTTCCTCGATAAGCTCGCGGGCGTTTCCGATCCGGAAACGAAGCGCAAGATCATCGGCAAGGAGTTCATCGACGTCTTCGCCGAAGAAGCCGCAAAGCTTGACGGCATCAAGTTCCTCGCTCAAGGCACTATCTACCCGGATATACTCGAAAGCGACGGAGTAAAGGCGCACCACAACGTCGGCGGTCTGCCGCCGGAGCTTGATTTTGAGCTTGTAGAGCCCGTTAAGCTCCTTTTCAAGGATGAAGTCAGAGTCGTCGGCGAAGCCCTCGGACTGCCGCACGGTATGGTTTACCGTCAGCCGTTCCCGGGTCCCGGCCTCGGCGTCCGCTGCACCGGAGCTATAACCCGCGACCGCCTCGAAGCGCTCCGCGAAGCCGACGCGATAGTTCGGGAGGAGATCGGAAAACTCCCCGAAACGCCCTGGCAGTATTTCTGCGTGATTCCCGACCTTCAGTCGACCGGTATCAAATACGTTGACGGCCAAGGCAAGCGCTATATGGGCTGGGCGGTCATCATCCGTGCGATCAACACGATAGACGCCGTGACCGCCGCTGTGCCGGAGATACCGTTTGCCGTCCTCTGCAAAATGCGCGATCAGATCGTCAAGATCCCCGGAGTCAACCGCGTCCTTTGGGACATCAGCGAAAAGCCCGTCGCCACGATAGAATACGAATGA
- a CDS encoding sugar O-acetyltransferase: MDIKEKMHSRKLYYPMDEALFKEQIACLDKLYDFNATRPTELNKREEMLREMFAEIGENCYIEPPFHANFGGKHVHFGSNIYANFNLTLVDDAHIYVGDNTKFGPNVTVCTAAHPILPELREKQYQYNAPVHIGKCCWIGTGSVILPGVSIGDNSVIGAGSVVTKDIPANVVAVGVPCRVLRPIGERDKEFYFKDLRISDCELYNKHNLSKTTGRS; the protein is encoded by the coding sequence ATGGATATCAAAGAAAAAATGCACTCCCGGAAGTTGTATTATCCTATGGATGAAGCTCTGTTCAAGGAGCAGATCGCGTGTCTTGACAAGCTGTACGACTTCAACGCGACGCGTCCGACCGAGCTGAACAAGCGCGAGGAAATGCTCAGGGAGATGTTCGCGGAGATCGGAGAAAACTGCTACATCGAGCCGCCTTTTCACGCTAATTTCGGCGGAAAGCACGTCCATTTCGGCAGCAATATATACGCTAATTTTAATCTGACGCTGGTTGACGATGCGCATATATATGTGGGTGACAATACCAAGTTCGGCCCCAATGTAACCGTTTGCACCGCCGCGCATCCGATTCTTCCGGAGCTCCGCGAAAAGCAGTATCAGTACAACGCGCCCGTTCATATCGGCAAATGCTGCTGGATCGGAACCGGAAGCGTTATTCTGCCCGGCGTGAGCATCGGCGACAACAGCGTGATAGGCGCCGGAAGCGTGGTAACGAAGGATATTCCCGCAAACGTAGTCGCCGTAGGCGTTCCCTGCCGCGTCCTCCGCCCGATCGGCGAACGTGACAAAGAGTTTTACTTCAAAGACCTGCGCATCTCAGATTGCGAACTGTACAACAAACACAATCTAAGCAAAACGACCGGTCGGAGCTGA